The region tttcatataattttcaagtaaaacaactaaaaaataatatttaggaATCAAGcccaaaactaacaaattcacataaaaaaattcttaccacTTTACTAATGAACATctgttaatatatttttaatataagatATTTCCGTTCACCCAAATGGTGAGGGTGaaaaaatctaatatatataaacaaaatttgGCCATCACTCTCTCTGTACAAAAGTATATGTTGAATATTATGATGATGATATGATACACCATTCATCACTTTTGGTGTATATCATTTCTCCTTTTAGCTTACTTTTCTTTGATAATCTTAAGACTAGAAATGGCACATTTACCATTGTATGTTGCATAACaaacaacaaataataataattgaaccCAAACTATTTGGACAATCCATGCTTTCTACATTTAACTCTCAATAATTTGGGAACATTAACATATTTAAGAGCAATAATCTTATACAGGACGAAGCCAGAACAATCTTTTAGGAGTTgaatgaaattttagttttttttttataatctatatctttataattttataattttaaggggagCAGAGTACGATTTTAcctttactaaaaaaatttaaatgacctaaatagtaattttttattttaggccCCCTAAATTCGCCTATGATCTTATGAGACTGGTTTTATGAGGCTTACCCACTATAAACTAAgtttattaatttaaaacccacctttaaatatatataactgATTAGATTTATCCAAATTTGATTCAAACCAAATAAAATCTATCAAACCGAACAAATTACCTAATCTTTGGTAGAGATAGCAATGAGACAAGTCGAGGTAATTTATTGTTCACCCCAATCCCGACTTGATATATCCTCAATATAACTTGATTGATCCCATCTGAAAAATCAAAGCTATACTGACCTGACCTGATATATCACATTttcttttatcaaaataatttgattatttattatttttaaagatctTATTAATTATTATCTAGGTATAATTATGTTAGAGCAACTGTTAATGTAAACattattgttaattattttaaattaatatatacatttcaaaaaagtattttagtaattatcTCAATGCAGGGCAAGTTTTTGGTAAATATGACGggattgattaaaaaattaaacccaCGGGTCCCATCCCAaaacctaattttaaaaaaattcgagtCTAGTCAAAACCGGGGAGTTGGGGTTTATTTCATCCCTAGTCCTTGCACAAATAGGAATTTCGGAGTGTAATTCACGCGCCGGAAAGAGGAAGTAAAATCATAGTTATTTtgcagaaaagaaaagcaaagaaaatCATTAGCATATTATTTATTAAAGGGTAGAAGCAGTCAAAGAAAGATTTATTGGGGAAGCGGCCAAGCCATAAAAGCCAccatatcctattctattcctcttttcctttatttttctttctattttgttcCCATTACACCTTTTCTTTCATATCTTTCaagattctttattttatttgattttccacccatttttgttttaaatcaatTACTAAAATATTCTTCATGTTTTCAACcccattttaacttttctttttattttcaataacacCCATCAAACTTTCTCAAGTTGTCAGAAAATCGATATTATTTTTTACCagaattttttcttttgattctAATGAGAACCTCGAGCGTTTGAAGTTACCTAAGAACAGAACTATGCGAGGCACATGATCGCCTACTAATAAAATGTTAACGCTTAACCCTTGATAAGATTTGAGCCTCTACTCTACTACATATAAGACACTTATGATGGTAATAATATTAGTATGGTAAGTTCAAGACTTGCATAATCACCATACCAAAAGTTTTGAATAAATGacacttaaattattattatattttcaaaataatggaaaatctttcatcaatctaatttttttaataggtatttagaaatattaaaacggtacaaataatttaatttgcttTATCATGCAAAACATGATCCTCCATAATTTAGCAACTTTAGCTGCTTCCATAGGTAAAGAATTCAGCATTTGGAAAAGGCAATAATTTAATGCAATGTTTTTGGTTGTATGTAATCATTAGTCAAATGGatgattcataaaataaaaatcaaactttactataagaaaaaaaatacccATCCAAAAATAACTatataaaattaaactttttaattataaatttgatgcCTCTAATGTATTAAATTTGGTTATCACACTTTATAAAAAATtgagtaattaattaaattagataacACAATTAAACGTTGTCGTTAACTCATTGGCTTAAAAAACAAGAGTTCAATTAGTAAAAATTAAGGGTTCAAATTTCTAGCAACTTCACTAATTAATTCTCAGTAATTGCATAGTATGAGGACCAaatcctaataaaattaaattggactaatttcttaatttttaagaaaatataagaataaaattcataattaaatctaTAGTATGCTCACTAGAGTTTCATAAACTTAATTattgaataatatataataaatataaggGCTTATTGGTGAATTTATCAATCAAATAGCAGAGACTTCTGATATAAAGCTTCCATGTCAAGTTGGTTTCccacttttctttttaatttggtttCTTCAACAAATGTGTATTTGAATTCCAAATCTTACTTTCCATTCACTTCTACtaaaaactttcttttcttttcaaattcccCTTCCCCCATCTCTAGCCTTGGTGCTGGTTCATGGATATTGAACCCTTGTGGGATCTTGGGGGGTggttttttattttcattgatTGCATGGCAGCTACACCTAAAACACCATCGTCATCATCATCCATAGTGGCTGAGACCTTTGCCAAATCCCACTCTCTCCTTTTCCTTCTCACccttttcttcattttccttcTACTCCTTAACCCTAAACCCACAAACTACCCCATGGACTCACCCAATGGCACCCCTTCTATCCCTTTCAAAAGGCTTCTTTTAGATGCTTCCTCAAACATGAATTTGCATCCCAAGCAAACACGAACCTTGGGTACGTCGTCTTCGTCACGTAGAGAGTTTGGAGCCGAAGCTCACGAGGTTCCGAGCGGTCCGAACCCTATTTCCAATAGGTGATGTAATCGGAGTTGAAGCTTGAAGAATATGGAATATGTGaccaagaaaaaaaagttatattgttaatttgtttttgtgATATCTTTATGCCTAGCTACTTGTTTTAGATCCTCCATTAATATACTTGTTGTCCTTTTTTGTGATgagttttgttttggttatggaCTAGAAATGTATAGGAAGAAAGATactctattatatatataaacatatatatttctaCATGTTTTATCATATATAGATGATGATAATGGCGGTGGTATGGTTTATATGATTTCATTCAGTTCCATGTTGGATTAATTAAGTCATGATGATACTTTTATTCCTATCATTCATATAATTAATTTCTTATGGTGGTTGGGAtatgaatctctttttttttaacttttttgcaAGTGAACGAAAGTGTGATTGCTAGTGAATTGTTTTTGTTTGCTTCTTTTTTTCTATTAAGGAAGCTTTTAAGTGCATTGATTAGCTTCCATGGGGATGTTTCTTTAAAGATGAAAGGAAAGGATAAGAAGGGAAATGAAGGGGGGCAGCTAGCTGTGTGTAGACTGTGACAGATCTATGTCACAGTGAAGAAGGACAACTTTTTTTGTTTGGTGTTGGTGTGAAGAAATAATTTTGGGGTTGGGGTCGGTAAATTTGGACATTGCTTTTGTCTTTGTGGGAACACATGATACGAGAAAGTCGAGATGCCCTAAAGTCATGATTTGATAATTATTACTGTGTCATTTTCCTGTTGTTGAATACGTACGATATATATTGTTATCCAATCATGTCTCTTCtctttcatttaattattatattttattttcaataacatCTTCgacataagaaaaaaaaaagatattaatgACACTCAAATTGATAGTGTTTACACTATCTTcaagtaaatattttattttatcaataaaacAATTTTAGATTACAACAAAAGAGAGATTGAAGGGTTTAATCAATGAGTTCAGATATGATCGGTTAATTATTAGTGATTTTTGTCATTGATTAAATTAGTTGTTCTATAATAATATCATAACATAGGGAATGTACAAAAAGAAGATAAATCAAGAATGTTGTGAACAATAGCATGCAATTCTTATGAAACTTGAGCCAATCCTTAACGTTGTTAATGAGGCTCAGAGCAATTCGATTCAACAATAACTTTAATCTATTCATTTCTTTTTGTAAGTTCCACCGTTAGTTGAATTGTGTAGACCTCGACAAAAAGGGTGGAAGATGTGTTGATATAGACATTGTGACCATCAAAACCCTGAGCGTATGGGGCATAGTTGAAGTTGGAGCATCTCTAGATGGTCTAGGCCTAAAGGCATAAAAACACCTTATATGTGCAATAGATTTTGTCGTCATAGGTAGGTGTTAGAGAGGTTTACGGTACCATAAAGATTGTGATTTGTAAGTTATCATAGAGTATgataggaaaagaaaaaggtagaatttagaaattattaatcaaattcttattgaaatttcaaaaggttTGAAATATA is a window of Gossypium hirsutum isolate 1008001.06 chromosome D08, Gossypium_hirsutum_v2.1, whole genome shotgun sequence DNA encoding:
- the LOC121219939 gene encoding CLAVATA3/ESR (CLE)-related protein 41 is translated as MDIEPLWDLGGWFFIFIDCMAATPKTPSSSSSIVAETFAKSHSLLFLLTLFFIFLLLLNPKPTNYPMDSPNGTPSIPFKRLLLDASSNMNLHPKQTRTLGTSSSSRREFGAEAHEVPSGPNPISNR